The following proteins are co-located in the Pseudomonadota bacterium genome:
- the hisH gene encoding imidazole glycerol phosphate synthase subunit HisH has product MRNVVVVDYGMGNLLSVHRAFEYCGARVVITSSPNQVERAEYLVLPGVGAFADGIRELHSRGLVEAIRKFTKTGRPFLGICLGMQMMMETSEEFGIYEGLALIPGRVIMIPKAGSDGIPHKIPHIGWNGLLLPKNREDWNNTVFQDLSIGESVYFVHSFSVIPTNPINDLADCDYNGLCICASIQSGNVYGCQFHPEKSGIVGLKIIKNFLKIHPQSQ; this is encoded by the coding sequence TGAATACTGCGGCGCGCGGGTTGTAATTACAAGTTCTCCCAACCAGGTGGAGCGGGCCGAATACCTTGTTCTGCCAGGCGTAGGTGCCTTTGCAGACGGGATACGTGAGTTGCACAGCAGGGGACTTGTAGAAGCGATCAGGAAGTTTACTAAGACAGGCAGACCTTTTTTAGGTATTTGTCTTGGTATGCAAATGATGATGGAAACAAGCGAGGAATTCGGTATTTATGAGGGGCTTGCATTAATTCCGGGCAGAGTAATTATGATTCCAAAGGCAGGTTCCGATGGCATACCCCACAAAATACCCCATATAGGCTGGAATGGTCTTTTGCTTCCGAAGAATCGTGAAGATTGGAATAATACTGTTTTTCAAGACTTATCTATCGGGGAATCGGTATATTTTGTTCATTCTTTCTCTGTCATTCCCACAAACCCTATTAACGATCTTGCCGATTGTGACTATAACGGACTTTGCATTTGTGCATCCATACAATCTGGGAATGTTTACGGATGTCAGTTCCATCCCGAAAAGAGCGGTATAGTAGGACTTAAAATCATAAAGAATTTCCTGAAAATACATCCACAGTCACAATAG